From one Aquila chrysaetos chrysaetos chromosome 7, bAquChr1.4, whole genome shotgun sequence genomic stretch:
- the TBX19 gene encoding T-box transcription factor TBX19 isoform X1, producing MADLGCKKPSDCTVSRLLSVVESELRAGRDKGDPTEKQLQVVLEDATLWQRFREVTNEMIVTKNGRRMFPVLKISVSGLDPNAMYSFLLDFAPTDGHRWKYVNGEWVPAGKPEPPNHSCVYIHPDSPNFGAHWMKAAISFSKVKLTNKLNGSGQIMLNSLHKYEPQVHIVRVGGPHRMVMNCSFPETQFIAVTAYQNEEITALKIKYNPFAKAFLDAKERNHPKDAPETASEGQHMTYSHLGGWLISNPDTMCASGSSNYQYTGPLSLSAPHTPHSCERYSALRGHRAAPYPPSYTQRNHSPTVNLLESSSNNLQVFSGHDSWTLPSSPHANLLSVPHTKGAASPGPSTAENQDLGRATENSGIYNLHYPCLWTVSNSSVNVANAGSEVNSSPSSMFLRGNVPLPAASSVQIPLQGMVSGSMETQGETAPARLADSAWTSSHSF from the exons ATGGCAGACCTGGGCTGCAAAAAACCCAGCGACTGTACCGTCTCCAGGCTACTCAGCGTAGTGGAGAGTGAACTCCGGGCTGGGAGAGACAAAGGCGATCCCACTGAGAAACAGCTCCAGGTTGTCTTAGAGGATGCGACGCTCTGGCAGAGATTCAGGGAAGTCACTAATGAGATGATCGTGACCAAGAACGGCAG GCGGATGTTCCCTGTTTTAAAGATCAGCGTGTCAGGCTTGGACCCGAACGCCATGTATTCCTTCCTGTTGGACTTCGCCCCGACTGATGGCCACCGCTGGAAGTACGTCAATGGAGAATGGGTGCCGGCTGGGAAACCAGAGCCACCAAACCACAGCTGCGTCTACATCCACCCAGACTCTCCAAACTTCGGCGCCCATTGGATGAAAGCTGCTATTTCCTTCAGCAAAGTCAAACTTACCAACAAGCTCAATGGGAGTGGGCAG ataATGCTGAACTCTCTGCATAAATATGAGCCTCAAGTACACATAGTTCGTGTAGGAGGCCCCCACCGAATGGTGATGAACTGCTCCTTCCCTGAGACACAGTTCATAGCTGTGACTGCCTATCAAAATGAAGAG ATAACAGCTCTCAAAATCAAGTATAATCCCTTTGCCAAAGCCTTCCTGGATGCAAAAGAAAG aaaccATCCCAAGGATGCTCCAGAAACAGCCTCTGAAGGTCAACATATGACATATTCTCACT TGGGTGGCTGGTTGATTTCCAACCCAGATACAATGTGTGCATCGGGAAGCTCTAATTATCAGTACACTGGACCTTTGTCTCTGTCAGCTCCACACACTCCCCACAGCTGCGAGCGATATTCAGCACTGCGAGGGCATCGGGCTGCTCCGTACCCACCTTCCTACACGCAGAGAAATCATTCACCTACAG ttAATTTGTTGGAGAGCTCCAGCAATAACCTTCAGGTATTCTCAGGACATGACAGCTGGACTTTGCCATCCTCTCCACATGCTAATTTGCTCTCAGTGCCACACACAAagggagctgccagccctggccccAG cactgctgaaaaCCAGGATCTTGGAAGAGCCACAGAGAACTCTGGTATCTACAATCT CCACTACCCTTGCCTGTGGACAGTGAGCAACAGTTCTGTCAATGTTGCCAACGCAGGAAGCGAGGTGAACAGCAGCCCTTCAAGCATGTTTCTAAGGGGTAATGTCCCCTTACCCGCTGCATCATCAGTCCAAATCCCTCTGCAGGGAATGGTGTCTGGCAGCATGGAAACGCAAGGGGAAACTGCTCCAGCCAGACTAGCTGACTCTGCGTGGACATCCTCACACTCCTTTTAA
- the TBX19 gene encoding T-box transcription factor TBX19 isoform X2: protein MADLGCKKPSDCTVSRLLSVVESELRAGRDKGDPTEKQLQVVLEDATLWQRFREVTNEMIVTKNGRRMFPVLKISVSGLDPNAMYSFLLDFAPTDGHRWKYVNGEWVPAGKPEPPNHSCVYIHPDSPNFGAHWMKAAISFSKVKLTNKLNGSGQIMLNSLHKYEPQVHIVRVGGPHRMVMNCSFPETQFIAVTAYQNEEITALKIKYNPFAKAFLDAKERNHPKDAPETASEGQHMTYSHLGGWLISNPDTMCASGSSNYQYTGPLSLSAPHTPHSCERYSALRGHRAAPYPPSYTQRNHSPTVNLLESSSNNLQVFSGHDSWTLPSSPHANLLSVPHTKGAASPGPSHYPCLWTVSNSSVNVANAGSEVNSSPSSMFLRGNVPLPAASSVQIPLQGMVSGSMETQGETAPARLADSAWTSSHSF from the exons ATGGCAGACCTGGGCTGCAAAAAACCCAGCGACTGTACCGTCTCCAGGCTACTCAGCGTAGTGGAGAGTGAACTCCGGGCTGGGAGAGACAAAGGCGATCCCACTGAGAAACAGCTCCAGGTTGTCTTAGAGGATGCGACGCTCTGGCAGAGATTCAGGGAAGTCACTAATGAGATGATCGTGACCAAGAACGGCAG GCGGATGTTCCCTGTTTTAAAGATCAGCGTGTCAGGCTTGGACCCGAACGCCATGTATTCCTTCCTGTTGGACTTCGCCCCGACTGATGGCCACCGCTGGAAGTACGTCAATGGAGAATGGGTGCCGGCTGGGAAACCAGAGCCACCAAACCACAGCTGCGTCTACATCCACCCAGACTCTCCAAACTTCGGCGCCCATTGGATGAAAGCTGCTATTTCCTTCAGCAAAGTCAAACTTACCAACAAGCTCAATGGGAGTGGGCAG ataATGCTGAACTCTCTGCATAAATATGAGCCTCAAGTACACATAGTTCGTGTAGGAGGCCCCCACCGAATGGTGATGAACTGCTCCTTCCCTGAGACACAGTTCATAGCTGTGACTGCCTATCAAAATGAAGAG ATAACAGCTCTCAAAATCAAGTATAATCCCTTTGCCAAAGCCTTCCTGGATGCAAAAGAAAG aaaccATCCCAAGGATGCTCCAGAAACAGCCTCTGAAGGTCAACATATGACATATTCTCACT TGGGTGGCTGGTTGATTTCCAACCCAGATACAATGTGTGCATCGGGAAGCTCTAATTATCAGTACACTGGACCTTTGTCTCTGTCAGCTCCACACACTCCCCACAGCTGCGAGCGATATTCAGCACTGCGAGGGCATCGGGCTGCTCCGTACCCACCTTCCTACACGCAGAGAAATCATTCACCTACAG ttAATTTGTTGGAGAGCTCCAGCAATAACCTTCAGGTATTCTCAGGACATGACAGCTGGACTTTGCCATCCTCTCCACATGCTAATTTGCTCTCAGTGCCACACACAAagggagctgccagccctggccccAG CCACTACCCTTGCCTGTGGACAGTGAGCAACAGTTCTGTCAATGTTGCCAACGCAGGAAGCGAGGTGAACAGCAGCCCTTCAAGCATGTTTCTAAGGGGTAATGTCCCCTTACCCGCTGCATCATCAGTCCAAATCCCTCTGCAGGGAATGGTGTCTGGCAGCATGGAAACGCAAGGGGAAACTGCTCCAGCCAGACTAGCTGACTCTGCGTGGACATCCTCACACTCCTTTTAA
- the TBX19 gene encoding T-box transcription factor TBX19 isoform X3: MADLGCKKPSDCTVSRLLSVVESELRAGRDKGDPTEKQLQVVLEDATLWQRFREVTNEMIVTKNGRRMFPVLKISVSGLDPNAMYSFLLDFAPTDGHRWKYVNGEWVPAGKPEPPNHSCVYIHPDSPNFGAHWMKAAISFSKVKLTNKLNGSGQIMLNSLHKYEPQVHIVRVGGPHRMVMNCSFPETQFIAVTAYQNEEITALKIKYNPFAKAFLDAKERNHPKDAPETASEGQHMTYSHLGGWLISNPDTMCASGSSNYQYTGPLSLSAPHTPHSCERYSALRGHRAAPYPPSYTQRNHSPTVNLLESSSNNLQVFSGHDSWTLPSSPHANLLSVPHTKGAASPGPSTAENQDLGRATENSATTLACGQ; this comes from the exons ATGGCAGACCTGGGCTGCAAAAAACCCAGCGACTGTACCGTCTCCAGGCTACTCAGCGTAGTGGAGAGTGAACTCCGGGCTGGGAGAGACAAAGGCGATCCCACTGAGAAACAGCTCCAGGTTGTCTTAGAGGATGCGACGCTCTGGCAGAGATTCAGGGAAGTCACTAATGAGATGATCGTGACCAAGAACGGCAG GCGGATGTTCCCTGTTTTAAAGATCAGCGTGTCAGGCTTGGACCCGAACGCCATGTATTCCTTCCTGTTGGACTTCGCCCCGACTGATGGCCACCGCTGGAAGTACGTCAATGGAGAATGGGTGCCGGCTGGGAAACCAGAGCCACCAAACCACAGCTGCGTCTACATCCACCCAGACTCTCCAAACTTCGGCGCCCATTGGATGAAAGCTGCTATTTCCTTCAGCAAAGTCAAACTTACCAACAAGCTCAATGGGAGTGGGCAG ataATGCTGAACTCTCTGCATAAATATGAGCCTCAAGTACACATAGTTCGTGTAGGAGGCCCCCACCGAATGGTGATGAACTGCTCCTTCCCTGAGACACAGTTCATAGCTGTGACTGCCTATCAAAATGAAGAG ATAACAGCTCTCAAAATCAAGTATAATCCCTTTGCCAAAGCCTTCCTGGATGCAAAAGAAAG aaaccATCCCAAGGATGCTCCAGAAACAGCCTCTGAAGGTCAACATATGACATATTCTCACT TGGGTGGCTGGTTGATTTCCAACCCAGATACAATGTGTGCATCGGGAAGCTCTAATTATCAGTACACTGGACCTTTGTCTCTGTCAGCTCCACACACTCCCCACAGCTGCGAGCGATATTCAGCACTGCGAGGGCATCGGGCTGCTCCGTACCCACCTTCCTACACGCAGAGAAATCATTCACCTACAG ttAATTTGTTGGAGAGCTCCAGCAATAACCTTCAGGTATTCTCAGGACATGACAGCTGGACTTTGCCATCCTCTCCACATGCTAATTTGCTCTCAGTGCCACACACAAagggagctgccagccctggccccAG cactgctgaaaaCCAGGATCTTGGAAGAGCCACAGAGAACTCTG CCACTACCCTTGCCTGTGGACAGTGA